One segment of Pseudodesulfovibrio sp. 5S69 DNA contains the following:
- the pstB gene encoding phosphate ABC transporter ATP-binding protein PstB has protein sequence MTTTIKVSSINLDFHYGDFKALEDISIDFESNRVTALIGPSGCGKSTYLRCINRMNDLIPGTKVDGKMTLDGQDIYAPGLDVVSLRRRIGMVFQKPNPFPKTIFENVAYGLRVNGMKDKQFMEQKVEESLLGAALWDEVKDRLHTSALGLSGGQQQRLCIARALAVEPEVLLMDEPASALDPIATQKIEDLIHELKKEFTIIIVTHSMQQAARVSDRTAFFYMGKLIEVDDTKAMFTNPANKQTEDYITGRFG, from the coding sequence ATGACGACGACCATAAAGGTGTCTTCCATCAACCTCGATTTCCACTACGGTGACTTCAAGGCCCTGGAGGACATCAGCATAGACTTCGAGTCCAACAGGGTCACGGCGCTCATCGGACCGTCCGGGTGCGGCAAGTCGACCTATCTTCGCTGCATCAACCGCATGAACGACCTCATCCCCGGCACCAAGGTGGACGGCAAGATGACCCTGGACGGCCAGGACATTTACGCCCCCGGCCTGGATGTCGTCTCCCTGCGGCGCCGCATCGGCATGGTCTTCCAGAAGCCCAATCCCTTCCCAAAGACCATCTTCGAGAACGTGGCCTACGGCCTGCGCGTCAACGGCATGAAGGACAAGCAGTTCATGGAGCAGAAGGTCGAGGAGAGCCTGCTCGGTGCGGCCCTGTGGGACGAGGTCAAGGACCGGCTGCACACCTCCGCCCTGGGGCTGTCCGGCGGACAGCAACAGCGGCTGTGCATCGCCCGCGCCCTGGCCGTGGAACCCGAGGTTCTGCTCATGGACGAACCCGCCTCGGCGCTGGACCCCATCGCCACACAGAAGATCGAGGACCTGATCCACGAACTCAAAAAGGAATTCACGATCATCATCGTGACCCACTCCATGCAGCAGGCGGCACGGGTGTCCGATCGAACCGCCTTCTTCTACATGGGCAAACTGATCGAGGTGGACGACACCAAGGCCATGTTCACCAACCCCGCCAATAAACAGACGGAAGATTACAT